The following nucleotide sequence is from Komagataeibacter medellinensis NBRC 3288.
GATGCGGTTGCGTCTTTTGTATTTTCGCTTGTCGTATTTGACTGGTTTTCCGCGGGATATTCTTCCCGGAATGCAGGGCCTGATCCCTTTTTCCTCCAGGGCATCCCGGAACCAGTCAGCATCATAACCCCGATCCGCCAGCAACCACTGTGCCATGGGAAGGTTGTCCAGCAGAGCAGAAGCTCCGGTGTAATCACTGATCTGTCCGGCTGTCATAAAGAAGCTCAGCGGTCGTCCGTTCTGATCGGTAACCGCATGCAGCTTGGTGTTCATGCCCCCTTTAGTGCGTCCGATCAGGCGGCCTGGATCCCCTTTTTTAACCGCAGGCTTGAAGCCGTGTGGTGTGCCTTGAGATAGGTCGCATCAATCATAATAGTCTGAGGCTCAGCCTTCGCGGTAGACAGGCCATCCATCATCCGCATGAAAATGCCCATGTCGCCCCAACGCTTCCAACGGTTGTAGAGCGTCTTGTGCGGACCGTATTCCCGGGGCGCATCACGCCAGCGCATACCATTGCGGTTCACAAAAATGATGCCGCTCAGCACGCGGCGGTCATCAACGCGCGGTTTACCATGGCTCTTGGGAAAAAACGGCCGCAGACGCTCCATCTGTTCATCCGTCAGCCAAAACAGGTCGCTCATCTTCAGTCTCCTTGCAGAACCTGAAGGCGGCTTTGGGTGAATATTCCGCCGGAGACCGCGAACAGGTCGGCATTGACGAAGGCGAGGCCATCCGCGCCTTGCAGGAACGCTACGAAGTTGTGAGGGCCATGTTCAACCCCGGTCAGCCCGGCGGCTTTGACTACCGCCCGGCCTTGCAGGACGGCGCAACACCCAAGGCCAAGCTTTCCATCATGGCGGGAGCGCTTGACCATATTCTGGGCCAGCAGCAACGCGCCATGGCATCCGCCAAAAATGATGAAGAACGTAAGGCTGCCCAGAAGCGCTACCCTGATGCCGTCAAGGCGCTCTCAGTCGCCTTTGCGCTGGCTTCTGCCAGTGATGAGGCCGCCAGATTACGCGATGAAATCGGGTTTTTCGAGGCTGTCAGGGCGGCACTGGTCAAGAGCGTAAGCAATGGCAACGATGGGCGCAGTGCGCAGGAGCGCGAACTGGCCATCAAGCAACTGGTCAGCAAGGCGGTCATTTCAACCGATATTATTGACATCATGGAAGCCGCAGGTATTGGAAAGCCTGATATTTCCATCCTTTCGGACGCCTTCTTGCAGGAAGTGCGGGAAATGCCCCAGCGCAATCTGGCCATCGAAGCGCTCAAGAAGCTGCTGGAAGGCCAGATACGCAGCCGCACACGCACCAACATCACGCAAGCCGAAGCCTTCTCACAACGGCTGGAACAGGCCGTTGCCCGTTATCACGCCAACGCCCTGACATCCGCCCAGATACTGGATGAACTGATCCGCATGGCCCGTGACATGGCCTCTGCCCGCGACCGGGGGGAGGAACTGGGTCTGACACAGGAAGAAATCGCCTTCTATGACGCACTGGCCCAGAACCAGAGTGCCAAGGAAGCCATGGGCGACCCCAGCCTGCGGGTTATCGCCACAGCACTGGTGAAGACCATTCGGGAAAATGCTACAGTGGACTGGACAGTAATGGCCCAGGCCCGCGCCAAAATGCGGACTTCCGTCAAACGCCTGTTGCGTCACTATGGATACCCGCCAGATATGCAGGATGAAGCTGTGCAGCACATCCTGCGTCAGGCAGAGCAGTTCGCGCCCATTTGGACAGATAAGGGAGAAACGCCCCCATGATCGTAATGCTGGAGTGGTCTTTTCAAACGCTCCCTTGTTCGCCCTTCAGAACGGGTGCGCAGTTCCCGCCACCACGCGTGCCTGTATGAATCAGGTCCTGTAATCAGGCTGTTCGCGGTCCAGCTTGCGGCGCAGGGCCTGCCAGATCAGACAACCCTGATCGGGGTCATCATCAAACTGTTTCTTTGTGCGCAGGATCTGCGCTTCGGACGGAATATGCAGCGGCATGCCCGTGGCCTGTGCCGCGATCTGGATACGGCAGGCCTGTTCCAGATAATACATACGGTAGAAGGCATGCGCCACGGTGCCCCCGACCGTAAGCAGACCATGATTTTGCAGGATCAGCGCGCTATGGCTGCCAAGGTCGCGCACCAGGCGCTCACGCTCGCCCAGATTGTCATCGGCGGCAATGCCTTCGTACGGATGAAAGCCAACACTGCCGTAAAATTCCATGTTGATCTGGTTAAGTGGCAGGATATTGGTCTCCTGCGCCGCCACCACCATACCCGGCACGGTATGGGTATGCATGACACACGCGGCATCGGGCCTGCTGCGGTGGATGGCGGAATGAATGACAAACCCGGCCGGGTTGATCGGCCATGATGTTTCCTGCCGGGGCAGGCCATCCGCATCGACCAGAACCAGCGAGCTTGCCGTAATTTCCTCAAATAGCAGGCCATACGGATTGACCAGATACACATGGTCATGGCCGGGCACACGCACGGACAGGTGGGTATAGACAAGATCGGTCATGCCAAAATGCGCCATAAGGCGGTAAGCCGCTGCCAGATCTTCACGCAGGGCCTGCTCGGATATCATTGCAGGCGCAACCGGTACTGTAGACATGATCTTGAAGAACCCCGTCGTTCAGATGGCTGCCTGAAAAGGCAATCCAGAAAATATCTGGTAAGCGTAAAGGTGTGTTCGGTGAAGCTTTTTTCAAAAAACTTCGAAGAACGCCGTCTTTCTGAAAAAAGGTAACACCCAAAATACGTCTTGTCTTTTTTGTCAAAAAGGTTGTTTTCGGGCCCTTCCCGTCACGGCATGAACGCTCATCCCGGCAGCAGCGGGCGCCGGCGCAGCGGCATGGTCATACAGTGGATGCTGCCACCACCTTGCGAGAACTGGTCCAGTTCAGGCTCAAGCACGCGTAACCCTTCGGCGCGCAGCATCTGGTTGATGCGTATGCAGTGCTTCGGGCTGACCACACGCCCCCCGCCCAGGGAGAGCACGTTGCAACCCATGTCGCGCATCGCCTCGGCATACGTGACCGACAGCAGGCGGATGCCCTGCGCGCGCAGCCATGCCACATCCGCACTGTCCAGCGCATCCACCAGCGCAATGGCCAAGTCTGCCGTCACCATGGTAAAGATCACATCAAGATGCAGGTAGTGTTCGGGAAAGCGGATCATGCGGCATGTCCATCCCGCATCCTCGAACCAGCTGATGAACTTGGCCGCACCCGCTTCGTCCGTGCGGCCGCCGCTTACGCCTACCGCCAGCAGGCCGGGGCGGATGATATGGATATCCCCCCCTTCGATATGGCCTTGGGTGCAAGTCTTCCAGATCCCGCCGTCCCCATAGAAATCCCGCACCGGCCCGGTCTCGGCCTGGCGCTCTGGGCGGACAAGACTGGTCACAACAGTGCCGAACGGCGTCGTCTGGGAACTATCGCGGGTATAGACCTGATAGGGCATGCCCGCATGAGGTGTCAGGAAATGGCAGGTGACCTGCTCGGCCCGCAACAGGGCCACCAGACCGTCAAACTGCGCCTTCAGGGCCACATGGTCGAGCTTTGCGCCATTGGCCATGCTCTGGATGGCAATGTCGTTGCTTGGTATCCAGGAATAATGATCGGGCCGACAGAGTAGCACATCCTCCAGTTGCCCGGTTTCACTGTCCATGAACCTGCGGTCTGTCACCATTCCCTCGCAATCCTTGCTCATGATCCAAATAGATTACTCTACCGATCCGAAACGATAACAACCGCACCACATGATAAAATATCAATAGTTCATAGTTTACTTTGTATTTTCGTTAATCCCGCCCTCTCCTGCCCAGCCACGAGACCTGCATGCCAGCACGCCGGGACACAAATATATCTTTTTGATTCTTTATGAACATTTTATGTTTATAGTCTGCATGTGACGGCTCTCGCCTACCTGCCGTCATGATCGTTACAATGCACCGATAATCCTGATAACGAACTGGCCCTGCCTGATAATGAGAAGATCCGCATCCCCCCTTATGGTTTTGCACGGCAGGAAACCCGGTCGCCGGCCGCGCCGCGCCGCGCCCTGCATGCCAGGCATGGGGCAGGACATGCGAATATGACACGACAGTACACATCCGCTCCGGCTACCGCCACATCTGGCCGCCGCAATATGGGGCACCGCAAATCAACCGGCTTTCATGGACAGATTGCCGAGGTGGACCTGCGCCTGCTGCGCGTGTTCCGCACGGTTGCGGAACACGGCGGCTTTGCCGCAGCCGAAGTAGCGCTGGGCAAGAGTAAATCCTCCATCAGCATCGATATATCGGCATTGGAAAACCGGCTGGGCCTGCGGTTGTGCATGCGCGGGCGCGGCGGCTTCGCGCTGACAACGGAAGGGCAGATGGTCATGGAAGCGACCAATGCGCTGTTTTCCGACATCGCACGCTTCCAGCAACGCATAAACGAAGCCAGTGGCATGCTGTCGGGACGGTTCTGCCTGTATGTGCCCGACAACATCCAGATCCATGGCGAAACGGCGCTGGTCCGGGCAATCGGCACCTTTACCGCAAACCATCCGGCCGTTTTCATGGATATCCGCTCCGCTTCATCGCGGGAAGTCGAATTCGCGGTGCTCAATGGCCAGGCCTCCGCCGGGATCACCCTCAGTTCCCGGCACCTGCCCGGCATGCAGACCACCCCGCTGTTCAGGGAAGAGTTGCACCTATTCTGCGGCATGCGCCACCCCCTGTTCAACATGCCGGAAGACGAGATCACACCCGAACTGCTGTCCCACCAACGCATGATCGAGGTGGCGGAAGCAGCCACATCCCCCATGTGGGAAGGGCTGCGCCCACGCCTGAGCTTTGCTGCGGCGGCAGAAAATGTGGATTCGCGTGCGCTGCTGATCCTGTCGGGCAGCTATATCGGCTTCCTGCCCGACCCCTTTGCCCACCCCCTGCTGCGTAAGGGCATGCTGCGCCGCATCGAACTGGGTGGACTACAGTTGATGACGGGCTTCCATTTCCTCGCCCGTCCCTCGGCCGAGACCGGATTGCTGGTCGATACCTTCCGCACCATTCTGGAGGATGCCTGCTGAGACCGCCCCACACCGGCACGTATCCCTTCCTCCACACGCGGAAGAAGCATGCCCTGCCCCCTGCCATGGCACAGCCCGCATGCCGCACGCACGTCTGGCCCATGCTGTGGGCAGCACTGCTTGGGCTGCTGCTGGCCATGGCGGGACATGCACGGGCGGACAGCCCGGACCTGCCAGGATTCATCCACGATGGCACGTTGACAGTCTGTACCAATCCAACCTTACCCCCCATGACATTCGTGAACGGCACGGACGCCAACGCGGTAGACGGGTTGGACATGGACATCGCCCACAGCCTGGCGGCCTACTGGCATGTGCACATTGACATTACCACCATGGAGTTCAGCGGCCTGTTTCCCAGCCTTGCGGCGCAGCGGTGCGCGATGGTGGCCAGCGGTCTCATCCGACTGCCCGCGCGGGAAGAGAATTTCGATGCGATCACCTATCAGGATACCGCCCTCGTCATCGTGGCACGCGCGGGCACGCGGCCCCTGACCAGCATGTCCGACCTGTCAGGTCGGACAGTGGCCGTGCAGGCCGGCACCAGCTACGCCGCATGGCTGGCGCGCGAAAATACCAGCATGGCCGCCCATGGCCGTCCGCCCATTATCATCCAGCAATACCCGACGGAAGACCAGGTGGTGCAGCAGGTCCTCGTCGGGCGCGCCTTCGCGTTCGCCAGTCAGGATGTGGAACTGTACTACCGGCAGAAACAGCTTCACGGCGAGATCAGCATCATCCTTGTTCCCCCCTCCCCCGAATACGGGCATTTCGCCCTGTACATCCGCAAGGATGCACATGACCGGGCCTTACTGGCACAGGCAGTGGCCAGCCTGGAACATAATGGACAACTGGCGACCATCCGCCAGAAATGGACGATCACGCCCGACCATGCGGGTAGCCTGTCCCACCCCGATCCTGCGCCCCTGTTCCGCTGGGGCGTCTTTTTTGGCGCGCTGACCTCCACAGCCTTTGCACGCGGCGCCTTCATCACCCTTGCCATAGCCGTGCTGTCGCACCTGACCGCCATCGTCATTTCAATCCCGATCGCGCTGGCGCTCAATGGCCGCAATACCGTGCTCAGGCTGGTGCTGAAGGGTTATGTCACCCTCTTCCGTGGTGCCCCCACGCTGTTGCAACTGCTATTCATATGGAATGCACTGCCACAGTTCCTGCCCATCTTCCGTGAAAGCTGGTTCACACCCTTCCTTGCCACATGGATTGCGCTCTCGATCAATGAATCCGCCTACCAGGTCGAAATCAACCGCGCGGCACTGGCAGCAGTGGACAAGGGGCAGGAACTGGCAGGCGATGCGCTGGCCCTGTCACGGCGGCAGGTCTACCGGTATGTCATCTTTCCGCAGGCACTGCGCATCGCGCTGCCACCGACCATGAATGCCTTCATCAGCCTGCTCAAGACCACATCGCTCGCCTCGGTCATCTCACTACAGGAACTGCTGGCTGTCACCCAGATACAGGTGGCTCGTACATTCGAGTTTACCGAATATTATGCGGCGGCACTGGTTTACTACCTTGCCATGGTTTTTGTGTTCCTGTTCATACAGAAATGCATCGAACACCGCTTTGCATGGGCCGATCCCCACAGGGTAACTACCAATGCCCCCTGACACCACACCCCTACCCGACCCGGACACCATGATCTCGGCGCGCAACCTGTACAAGCTGCACAAGGATTTCATGGCCCTGGACCGGATCAACCTTGACATCCGGCGCGGGGAAAAAATTGTTGTGCTGGGACCATCGGGATCGGGCAAGTCAACCCTGATCCGCTGCTTCAACCGCATTGCACCGCATGATGGTGGCATCCTGAGCATTGATGGACAGATCATCAATGAACACACCGACCTGACCCGGTTGCGCGCCACAGTGGGGCTGGTCTTTCAGGATTACAACCTGTTCGCGCATCTGAGCGTGCTGGACAACTGTACACTTGCCCCCCGGCTGGTCAGGAAAATGCCCCCCGCACAGGCCCGTGACATGGCCATGCGCTTCCTTGCTCAGGTTAATATTGGGGAACAGGCACATAAATACCCAATCCAACTCTCGGGCGGACAGCAGCAGCGCGTGGCCATCGCGCGCGCGCTGTGCATGCAGCCCGGAATCATGCTGTTTGATGAACCCACCGCAGCGCTCGACCCCGAGGCGATTTCCGGTGTAGTGCGGATCATAAACGACCTGGTGGCACAGGGCATTACCACCGTGTGCGTAACCCATGAAATGGGTTTTGCACGTCATATTGCGGACTGGATCATCTTCATGGATCATGGGCGCATACTGGAAATGACCCGTCCGGCCGCGTTTTTTACCAATCCCACCACTCAGCGTGCCCGTGATTTCCTCGACCAGATGATTGCTTACTGAATACAGGCCCCTGCGTGCCAACCGCATGCAGCCTGCGCCATGCAGTCGGGGTATGCCGTTTGCCTGCCGCCCATGCTGTCAGACACATCCAGATACGATATAAGAATACCCGTCCATATGTCCCTGCCCGAGGTACACTGACTGCATGATGCTCCCAATGCGCCTGATCCGGTTACACGCTCTGGCCCTGATCACCGTGTTCATCACCAGCAACACCACGCAGGCCGGGACAACGGGCCAGCCTGATGCCGTGCTCATGCTCCAGCAGGACATGGAACACGAAATCGGCGCGCAACAGATCCACCGCCGGCCCCGCCAGACACAGCGCGCCATGGCACTGGCTGCCAGCCTACTTGACCAGACTGCTACATGGCCACAGGACACGGAGGTGATCCTGGTGGTGGACCGCGCGCCCACGGTCCAGTGCCTGTGGTTCGTGCTGACCCGACCCGGGACGCACACGCTCACGCCACTGGGCATGGTATCGGTCAGCACTGGCCGACCGGGACGCAAGGAGCATTTCCGCACGCCGGTTGGCATATTCATCAATACCGGGCAGATTCAGGGCTACCGCGCGCAGGGTACCAAAAATGAACACGGTATTCGGGGCAATGGCGAAAAAGGCATGCGGGTCTGGGATTTCGGATGGCAGACAACCGAGGACTGGCGCCGCAAGGGGGCCGTTGCCGTCGTGCGGTTGGAAATGCATGCCACCGACCCCACCTTTCTCGAATCGCGGCTGGGGCAGACGGACTCAGAAGGCTGCATCCGCATCCCCGCCCGTGTAAACAGCTTCATTGATCACCATGGCCTGCTCGACCGCCAACTTGACCTGATGGCGCAGCAGAACGACCCGCAGAAAACCCGCGCCATCCGCGCGCTGCTTGGTGCCAGCCATCATCCTTCCCCGCTGGAAGGGGACCGGATGGTAGTGGTGGATTCATCGGATACCAGTCCCCTTCTGTCCGACCCGGCCCTGGCCCAACGGATGCAGGACAGCTTTGCCCAGTTTCTTGCGGGCACGCAGAATACGGCGCCAGGTACCCCGGCACAGGTTGCAAGCCAACCCCTGGTTCCACTACCCGCAACGACATCCGCAACCCAAACACAACCCATACCGGCCGCCCCGCCTGCTGGAACAGCATTAGGTGCTGCTCCTGCTCCTGCTCCTGCTCCTGCTCCTGCTCCTGCTCCTGCTCCTGCTCCTGCTCCTGCTCCTGCTCCTGCTCCTGCTCCTGCTCCTGCTCCTGCTCCTGCTCCTGACGACTGGGGCGATTGATGCAGCGTTTCAAATAAAAAACGATATTGCAAAATTTTTATATTTATTATTAAGATAAATTGTAAAAGTTTTTGGGTGTCTACTTTTTAGAAAATGGCGACATTCTCCGAATCTTTTTGAAAAAAGCATCACAAAAAACTTCTGTACTTTACGGATATTACAGATGTATTCCGCATATGGCATACCGGGCAACAGCGCATAAAAAAGGGGGCATGACTGCCCCCTTTCCTAACCCATCAACATGACTGGAACCAGTTACGACCAGCGCCAGTTGCGGATCTCGGGCAAGTCCTCTCCATACTGCGCCACGTATTCCTGATGTTCAACCAGCTTGTTGCTGATCGCCTCATTGGCATAGGCTGCCTTGGCCGCAAGGCCCGGCACATGGCGGATCACGTTCTGCACAAGATGGAAACGGTCAAGGCTGTTACGCACCGTCATATCGAATGGCGTAGTGGTGGAACCTTCCTCACGGTAGCCATGCACATGGAAGTTGCGGCAATTGGTCCGCTTGTAGATCAGCTTGTGGATCAGCGCCGGATAACCATGGAATGCGAAGATAACCGGCTTGTCTGTGGTGAACAGGCTGTCAAACACGAAGTCATCCAGTCCATCCGGGTGCTGGGTCTTCGACTCAAGCGTCAGCAGATCCACCACGTTGATTACGCGGATCTTCAGTTCCGGCAGGTGCCTGTTCAGCAACTGCACCGCAGCAAGCGTTTCCATGGTCGGCACGTCACCCGCGCAGGCCATGACCACATCGGGTTCGCCACCCTTGTCATTGCTGGCCCATTCCCAGATACCGATGCCCTTGGCGCAATGCGCCATGGCGGCATCCATATCCAGCCATTGTGGTTCGGGTTGCTTGCCCGCCACGATTACGTTCACACGGTCACGGCTGTCCAGGCATTTATGGGCCGTGCACAGCAGGGTATTGGCATCGGGCGGCAGGTACACCCGCACCGTCTTGGCTTTCTTGTTCAGCACATGGTCAATGAAGCCGGGGTCCTGATGGCTGAAGCCATTATGATCCTGCCGCCAGACATGTGACGTCAGCAGGTAGTTCAGTGATGCGATCGGCGCCCGCCAGGGCACCTCATCAGCCTGCTTGATCCACTTTGCATGCTGGTTGACCATCGAATCCACAATGTGGATGAACGCCTCATAGCATGACAGGAAACCGTGGCGACCTGTCAGCAGGTAGCCTTCCAGCCAGCCCTGGCAGGTGTGCTCGCTCAGGATTTCCATCACGTGTCCATCAACAGCCAGATGGTCATCATAATCGAAGGTCTCGGCGTTCCAGGCGCGGTTGGTCACGTCCAGCACGGCATTGAGGCGGTTGGAGTTGTTCTCGTCCGGTGCCAGCACACGGAAATTGCGCGCGGCCAGGTTGAGCTTCATCACATCCCGCAGCCACGATCCAAGCACACGCGTGGCCTCACCCAGTTCATGCCCCGGCGAGGACACGCTCACCGCGTAATCACGCACATCCGGCAGGCGCAGGTCACGGCGCAACAGACCGCCATTGGCATGCGGATTCGCACTCATCCGGCGGTTGCCCCTGGGCGCCAGTGCCGCGATTTCGGGCATCAGGGTGCCGTTTTCGTCAAACAGTTCTTCCGGCTTGTAGCTGTGCATCCACTCATCGAGCAGCTTGAGATGCTCGGGCTTGGTCATGTCGGTAATAGGCACCTGATGGGCACGCCAGTAACCTTCCGTGCGCAGACCATCCACCGTCTTGGGGCAGGTCCAGCCCTTTGGGGTGCGCATGATGATCATGGGCCAGACCGGGCGCGTGGTGTCGTTCTTTTCACGCGCGGTTTTCTGAATCTCGGCAATGCGGGCAAAGGCCGTATCCATTGCCGTAGCCATCTTCTGGTGCATGGTGTCCGGGTCATCCCCTTCCACCACGATCGGATCATAGCCGTAGCCACGGAACAGGCTCAGCAGTTCCTCGGGCGCGATACGGGCCAGAACGGTGGGGTTGGCGATCTTGTAGCCGTTAAGGTGCAGAATCGGCAGGACCGCGCCGTCGGTCCGGGGGTCAAGGAACTTGTTGCTATGCCACGATGTGGCCATGGGGCCGGTCTCGGCCTCGCCATCGCCCACCACGCAGGCAACAACCAGATCGGGATTGTCAAACGCAGCACCATAGGCATGCGAGAGCGAATAACCCAGTTCACCGCCTTCGTTGATCGAACCCGGTGTCGTGGGTGCGGCATGACTGGGAATGCCACCGGGGAAGGAAAACTGCTTGACCAGACGGGCCAGGCCGTCCGCATCCTGCGACACTTCGGGGAAATACTCGCTGTACGTCCCTTCCAGATAGGTGCTGGCCACCACACCCGGCGCCCCGTGACCCGGACCCGCCACGAACAGGACACTACGGTCCTGTTCACGAATGATGCGGTTGAGGTGCAGGTAAAGGAAGTTCAGCCCCGGTGTGGTGCCCCAGTGGCCCAGCAGGCGCGGCTTGGTATGTTCCAGCTTGAGCGGTTCACGCAGCAGCGGATTGGCCAGCAGGTAGATCTGGGCAATCGACAGGTAGTTTGCTGCATGCCACCATTTGTTGAACAGGGCGACATCCGCTGCGGACAGCGGTGTTGCGGATGCAGTTTCACTCATTTGCGTTCCTTCCGAGATAATTCATCTCTGCCCGGCCTGCATTCAGCCCAGACACATCAGCACATGCCGACGGATTGTTGTTTCCTCATCGGTGGGAATAATACGCACCTCCACGGCGCTGTCGGGCGTACTGATAATTTCCCGATGCGCGGCATTGGCCTGCGCGTCTATCCGGATAGCCGCCCATTCCAGCCGCGTGCACACAGCGGCACGGATGATGGCATCATGCTCACCAATACCGGCGGTAAAGACCAGTCCGTCCAGCCCCTGCAGGGCGGCCATCATGCCGCCTGCCTGCTGGGCAAAGCGGTAGACAAACAGGTCCAGCGCCGCCGTTACCGCAGGGCTCGTGCCCGCATGGGCATGCAGGTCGCGCATGTCATCCGACAGGCCTGAAACACCCAGCAGGCCGGAACGGTGATAGAGGATATTCTCGATCTCCGCGACACCCAGCCCTTCCTCGCGCAGCATGTACAGGAGCACGCCGGGGTCCAGATGCCCACACCGTGTGCCCATAACCAGACCATCGAGCACCGAGAAGCCCATGGTCGTATCCACGCTGCGCCCACCCAGCAGCGCGCACAGGCTGCCACCGCTACCGATATGGGCCACAATAGTGCGCCCCTGCGCCAGATGTGGCGCGCATGTGCGCAGGCTGGCTGCGATATATTCGTAAGACAGACCATGGAACCCATAGCGCCGCACGCCTTTTTTTGCGTACTCGTCCGGCAGCGCCTGCGCCTGCGCAACCGGGGGCAGGGTATGGTGGAAACCGGTATCGAAACACGCCACCTGCGGCAGGTTGGGGTACTGCGCCAGCAGGGCGCGGATGGGGGCCAGGCTGCCGGGCTGGTGCAGCGGGGCAAAAGGGGTCAGGGCGGTCAGACGCGCCAGCACATCGGGGGTGATTCGCACGGGGGCGATGAAATCTGGCCCGCCATGCACCACCCTGTGGCCCACGGCCATGAGATCGACATCACCCAACTGCTTGCCTACCCACTCCATCAGGGTGGCCATGGGGCCGTGGTGGGCCTGCGCCGGCGTGCTGCCGGGGGCAATGGGCGCCCATGTCTCGTCCACCAGCACGCCGCCCGAGGCATCATGGGCGACAAAATGGGGATGGGTACTGATCCCCTCCAGTTCCCCCGATGCAATGCGGCGGGAAGGAGAAGTGACCGTATCACCCTTTTCAATGGCGAACAGGGCGAACTTCAGGCTTGAAGAGCCTGCGTTGAGTGCCAGAACGGCATGGGTCATGCCTATATCCCCCTGTTCGTTTTACGAAACCGGCAGCATGTCACGCTGATCTGGCAAGCCTGACATTGATGCGAATCAATTGCCTACGTCGCAGCCCCGTCCAGAAAAGCACAATATCCGACCGGCAGGCCATGCGCTTGCCGTGGGTACAGGGCTGCATGGCAACGTGGGATATCTGAAAAAGTTTTTTAAATCAGCCTTCTACAGACATAAACCATCCAGTGGCTTTTGCCATTTTGGGCACAGGGTGCGCGCGGGCGTGCATATCACCTGCCCATATCACATATTTGCGTGCGCGCCCTGCGGGTGAGCGCGCGCGACTCAGCCAAAACGTCGTGCCAGCACGGCGCGCACGGCCTTGCGTGCCTCCCCCGCATCACGCCCCACACGGATAAGGGCGGGAATCTGCAACGGGTTGCACATGATACTGCGCACCAGCGCCCCGACCGCAAGACTCCCATCGGGTCGCAGGGCCACCACGGCGGCAGGGGGCAGGGTGCGGTCTGCCGGATCACACACCACGCGCATGACCGCAAAGGGCACCTTGCGAGCGGCGGCCATTTCCGCCACCACGCCGCTTTCCATGTCCAGCGCCACGCAACCGGTCTGGCGAAACAGGTCCGCCTTGCGCGCGGCCGCCGTCACGATCACGTCGCTATGCAGCAGGTCGCCTGCCATCACATCGGCACGGGTCGCCCCTAACCAGCCCAGTAGTGCGGGGGATACGGCAATCCGCTCGGCATTGACCACCACATGCGCGGGCATGACCACGGCGCCAGGTGCAAGTGCCGGGTCCAGTCCCGCCGCCAACCCGAAGGAAAGCAACGCATCCGCGCCCCCTTCCAGCAGGTCGAGTACCGCCTGCCGCGCACCCGACAGGGTCGCCCCGCTCAGGCCGAAACGCGCCTGCGGCAGGAAGGGACGGATCAGGGATGCTTCCGCCTCCATC
It contains:
- a CDS encoding L,D-transpeptidase produces the protein MMLPMRLIRLHALALITVFITSNTTQAGTTGQPDAVLMLQQDMEHEIGAQQIHRRPRQTQRAMALAASLLDQTATWPQDTEVILVVDRAPTVQCLWFVLTRPGTHTLTPLGMVSVSTGRPGRKEHFRTPVGIFINTGQIQGYRAQGTKNEHGIRGNGEKGMRVWDFGWQTTEDWRRKGAVAVVRLEMHATDPTFLESRLGQTDSEGCIRIPARVNSFIDHHGLLDRQLDLMAQQNDPQKTRAIRALLGASHHPSPLEGDRMVVVDSSDTSPLLSDPALAQRMQDSFAQFLAGTQNTAPGTPAQVASQPLVPLPATTSATQTQPIPAAPPAGTALGAAPAPAPAPAPAPAPAPAPAPAPAPAPAPAPAPAPAPDDWGD
- a CDS encoding phosphorylase family protein, whose product is MSDPVSVSPFSRLGIVVGMEAEASLIRPFLPQARFGLSGATLSGARQAVLDLLEGGADALLSFGLAAGLDPALAPGAVVMPAHVVVNAERIAVSPALLGWLGATRADVMAGDLLHSDVIVTAAARKADLFRQTGCVALDMESGVVAEMAAARKVPFAVMRVVCDPADRTLPPAAVVALRPDGSLAVGALVRSIMCNPLQIPALIRVGRDAGEARKAVRAVLARRFG
- a CDS encoding acetate/propionate family kinase — its product is MTHAVLALNAGSSSLKFALFAIEKGDTVTSPSRRIASGELEGISTHPHFVAHDASGGVLVDETWAPIAPGSTPAQAHHGPMATLMEWVGKQLGDVDLMAVGHRVVHGGPDFIAPVRITPDVLARLTALTPFAPLHQPGSLAPIRALLAQYPNLPQVACFDTGFHHTLPPVAQAQALPDEYAKKGVRRYGFHGLSYEYIAASLRTCAPHLAQGRTIVAHIGSGGSLCALLGGRSVDTTMGFSVLDGLVMGTRCGHLDPGVLLYMLREEGLGVAEIENILYHRSGLLGVSGLSDDMRDLHAHAGTSPAVTAALDLFVYRFAQQAGGMMAALQGLDGLVFTAGIGEHDAIIRAAVCTRLEWAAIRIDAQANAAHREIISTPDSAVEVRIIPTDEETTIRRHVLMCLG
- a CDS encoding phosphoketolase family protein, which gives rise to MSETASATPLSAADVALFNKWWHAANYLSIAQIYLLANPLLREPLKLEHTKPRLLGHWGTTPGLNFLYLHLNRIIREQDRSVLFVAGPGHGAPGVVASTYLEGTYSEYFPEVSQDADGLARLVKQFSFPGGIPSHAAPTTPGSINEGGELGYSLSHAYGAAFDNPDLVVACVVGDGEAETGPMATSWHSNKFLDPRTDGAVLPILHLNGYKIANPTVLARIAPEELLSLFRGYGYDPIVVEGDDPDTMHQKMATAMDTAFARIAEIQKTAREKNDTTRPVWPMIIMRTPKGWTCPKTVDGLRTEGYWRAHQVPITDMTKPEHLKLLDEWMHSYKPEELFDENGTLMPEIAALAPRGNRRMSANPHANGGLLRRDLRLPDVRDYAVSVSSPGHELGEATRVLGSWLRDVMKLNLAARNFRVLAPDENNSNRLNAVLDVTNRAWNAETFDYDDHLAVDGHVMEILSEHTCQGWLEGYLLTGRHGFLSCYEAFIHIVDSMVNQHAKWIKQADEVPWRAPIASLNYLLTSHVWRQDHNGFSHQDPGFIDHVLNKKAKTVRVYLPPDANTLLCTAHKCLDSRDRVNVIVAGKQPEPQWLDMDAAMAHCAKGIGIWEWASNDKGGEPDVVMACAGDVPTMETLAAVQLLNRHLPELKIRVINVVDLLTLESKTQHPDGLDDFVFDSLFTTDKPVIFAFHGYPALIHKLIYKRTNCRNFHVHGYREEGSTTTPFDMTVRNSLDRFHLVQNVIRHVPGLAAKAAYANEAISNKLVEHQEYVAQYGEDLPEIRNWRWS